A part of Eschrichtius robustus isolate mEscRob2 chromosome 20, mEscRob2.pri, whole genome shotgun sequence genomic DNA contains:
- the ZNF286A gene encoding zinc finger protein 286A isoform X2 → MDFTPEEWGRLDPAQRDVMLENYRNLVSLWLPVSKPENHNLENGKEPLMLERKAPKSSCSDSETRPGSKDSTSVQDFSKEESCQVAVIDRLTRNGVYDSNLETTLACENRLENQQGNQERRLREMFTHMNSLPEERAHEHDVYWKNLSQKSVLLSQDRVPKGSCAFHTLEKRLKQKSTLMKKQRTYKEKKPHKCNDCGELFTYHSVLIRHQRVHTGEKPYSCTECGKSFSHRANLTKHQRTHTRILFECSECKKAFTESASLAIHQRIHIGERPYECSECGKGFNRSTHLVQHQLIHTGVKPYECNECDKAFIHSSALIKHQRTHTGEKPYKCQECGKAFSHCSSLTKHQRVHTGEKPYECSECGKTFSQSTHLVQHQRIHTGEKPYECNECGKTFSRSSNFAKHQRIHIGKKPYKCNECGKAFIHSSALIQHQRTHTGEKPYRCNECGKSFKCSSSLIRHQRIHTEEQP, encoded by the exons ATGGACTTTACCCCAGAGGAGTGGGGGAGGCTGGATCCTGCACAGAGGGACGTGATGCTGGAGAACTACAGGAACCTGGTCTCGCTCT GGCTTCCAGTTTCCAAACCTGAGAACCACAATTTGGAGAATGGAAAAGAACCATTGATGCTTGAGAGAAAAGCCCCCAAAAGCAGCTGTTCAG ACTCAGAGACTAGACCCGGGAGCAAAGATTCAACTTCAGTGCaagatttttccaaagaagaatcaTGCCAGGTTGCAGTCATAGACAGGCTGACAAGGAATGGTGTCTATGACTCCAACTTGGAAACAACTCTCGCATGTGAAAACCGGTTAGAGAATCAGCAAGGAAATCAGGAGAGACGCTTGAGAGAAATGTTCACCCACATGAATTCACTCCCGGAAGAGAGAGCTCATGAGCATGATGTTTACTGGAAAAACTTGAGCCAGAAGTCAGTACTTCTCTCTCAAGACAGAGTTCCCAAAGGATCCTGTGCCTTCCATACCCTTGAAAAAAGATTGAAACAGAAATCAACcttaatgaaaaagcagaggacctACAAAGAGAAGAAACCTCATAAATGTAATGACTGTGGTGAGCTCTTCACTTACCATTCAGTGCTGATTCGACACCAGAGAGTCCATACTGGGGAAAAACCCTACAGCTGCACCGAGTGTGGGAAGTCTTTCAGCCACAGGGCGAATTTAACTAAACATCAGAGAACTCACACTAGAATTCTCTTCGAGTGCAGCGAATGCAAGAAGGCCTTCACAGAAAGCGCATCCCTTGCAATACATCAGAGGATTCACATTGGAGAGAGACCGTATGAGTGCAGTGAGTGTGGGAAAGGCTTTAATCGAAGCACACACCTTGTGCAGCACCAGCTGATCCACACAGGGGTGAAGCCTTATGAATGCAACGAGTGTGATAAAGCCTTCATTCATTCTTCAGCACTCATTAAACATCAAagaactcacactggagagaaaccctataaatgtcaggaatgtgggaaagcctttagcCACTGCTCATCCCTTACCAAACATCAGAGGGTTCATACCGGAGAAAAACCCTACGAATGTAGTGAATGTGGAAAAACCTTCAGTCAGAGCACACATCTTGTTcagcatcagagaattcacaccGGAGAGAAACCCTACGAGTGTAACgaatgtgggaaaaccttcaGCCGGAGCTCAAATTTCGCTAAACATCAAAGAATTCATATTGGGAAGAAACCATACAAATGTAACGAATGCGGAAaagccttcattcattcatcagccCTTATTCAACACCAGAGAACTCAtactggggagaaaccctatAGGTGTAACGAATGTGGAAAAAGCTTTAAGTGCAGTTCATCCCTCATCAGACATCAAAGGATTCACACGGAAGAGCAGCCCTGA
- the ZNF286A gene encoding zinc finger protein 286A isoform X1: METDMAEMPGKSAPSSQDSPFSQEKRTEEGEVAALRLTARSQASVTFKDVAMDFTPEEWGRLDPAQRDVMLENYRNLVSLWLPVSKPENHNLENGKEPLMLERKAPKSSCSDSETRPGSKDSTSVQDFSKEESCQVAVIDRLTRNGVYDSNLETTLACENRLENQQGNQERRLREMFTHMNSLPEERAHEHDVYWKNLSQKSVLLSQDRVPKGSCAFHTLEKRLKQKSTLMKKQRTYKEKKPHKCNDCGELFTYHSVLIRHQRVHTGEKPYSCTECGKSFSHRANLTKHQRTHTRILFECSECKKAFTESASLAIHQRIHIGERPYECSECGKGFNRSTHLVQHQLIHTGVKPYECNECDKAFIHSSALIKHQRTHTGEKPYKCQECGKAFSHCSSLTKHQRVHTGEKPYECSECGKTFSQSTHLVQHQRIHTGEKPYECNECGKTFSRSSNFAKHQRIHIGKKPYKCNECGKAFIHSSALIQHQRTHTGEKPYRCNECGKSFKCSSSLIRHQRIHTEEQP; this comes from the exons GCATCAGTGACATTCAAGGATGTGGCCATGGACTTTACCCCAGAGGAGTGGGGGAGGCTGGATCCTGCACAGAGGGACGTGATGCTGGAGAACTACAGGAACCTGGTCTCGCTCT GGCTTCCAGTTTCCAAACCTGAGAACCACAATTTGGAGAATGGAAAAGAACCATTGATGCTTGAGAGAAAAGCCCCCAAAAGCAGCTGTTCAG ACTCAGAGACTAGACCCGGGAGCAAAGATTCAACTTCAGTGCaagatttttccaaagaagaatcaTGCCAGGTTGCAGTCATAGACAGGCTGACAAGGAATGGTGTCTATGACTCCAACTTGGAAACAACTCTCGCATGTGAAAACCGGTTAGAGAATCAGCAAGGAAATCAGGAGAGACGCTTGAGAGAAATGTTCACCCACATGAATTCACTCCCGGAAGAGAGAGCTCATGAGCATGATGTTTACTGGAAAAACTTGAGCCAGAAGTCAGTACTTCTCTCTCAAGACAGAGTTCCCAAAGGATCCTGTGCCTTCCATACCCTTGAAAAAAGATTGAAACAGAAATCAACcttaatgaaaaagcagaggacctACAAAGAGAAGAAACCTCATAAATGTAATGACTGTGGTGAGCTCTTCACTTACCATTCAGTGCTGATTCGACACCAGAGAGTCCATACTGGGGAAAAACCCTACAGCTGCACCGAGTGTGGGAAGTCTTTCAGCCACAGGGCGAATTTAACTAAACATCAGAGAACTCACACTAGAATTCTCTTCGAGTGCAGCGAATGCAAGAAGGCCTTCACAGAAAGCGCATCCCTTGCAATACATCAGAGGATTCACATTGGAGAGAGACCGTATGAGTGCAGTGAGTGTGGGAAAGGCTTTAATCGAAGCACACACCTTGTGCAGCACCAGCTGATCCACACAGGGGTGAAGCCTTATGAATGCAACGAGTGTGATAAAGCCTTCATTCATTCTTCAGCACTCATTAAACATCAAagaactcacactggagagaaaccctataaatgtcaggaatgtgggaaagcctttagcCACTGCTCATCCCTTACCAAACATCAGAGGGTTCATACCGGAGAAAAACCCTACGAATGTAGTGAATGTGGAAAAACCTTCAGTCAGAGCACACATCTTGTTcagcatcagagaattcacaccGGAGAGAAACCCTACGAGTGTAACgaatgtgggaaaaccttcaGCCGGAGCTCAAATTTCGCTAAACATCAAAGAATTCATATTGGGAAGAAACCATACAAATGTAACGAATGCGGAAaagccttcattcattcatcagccCTTATTCAACACCAGAGAACTCAtactggggagaaaccctatAGGTGTAACGAATGTGGAAAAAGCTTTAAGTGCAGTTCATCCCTCATCAGACATCAAAGGATTCACACGGAAGAGCAGCCCTGA